The following are encoded together in the Apis mellifera strain DH4 linkage group LG4, Amel_HAv3.1, whole genome shotgun sequence genome:
- the LOC727140 gene encoding zinc finger protein 830, giving the protein MSLKRKLTQDDLRKAMSEHKKKIGVIKKIDSPLAKYTDAGQLMCILCKSIIRNETVWPIHLNSKIHKENIIQAKKTKLETDSTKIQIHKRSSSPSQESSTNKKIKSILKNSTQSAQIPSNLSSNFFDNPSKEANNTKLSNTSVITTRLENDKEFVVEKDIKNIEVEEEKEKEKNKDTNQQSLPEGFFDDPILDAKVRNVEYKNPIEEEWEKFQKEIKEETAQSAQIIADDQEEATTERQLDEIEEQIRHWSRVMDLVKRKEQVQATDRKQKNIDEDISSEDETEFNEFLDWRAKNSYK; this is encoded by the exons atgtcgcttaaaagaaaattaacacAAGATGATTTGCGTAAAGCTATGAGTGaacacaaaaagaaaataggagtaattaaaaaaattgattcgccATTAGcaaa ATATACAGATGCAGGACAACTTATGTGTATTTTATGCAAAAGCATTATACGCAATGAGACAGTTTGGCcaatacatttaaattcaaaaattcataaggaaaatatcattcaagcaaagaaaacgaaattagAAACAGATTctacaaaaattcaaatacataAAAGGTCTTCGTCTCCTTCACAAGAATCatcaacgaataaaaaaatcaaaagtatattaaaaaattctacacAATCAGCACAAATACCatcaaatttatcatcaaaCTTCTTTGATAATCCCTCTAAAGAAgctaataatacaaaattatcaaatacttCTGTGATAACAACAAGGTtggaaaatgataaagaatttgtggttgaaaaagatataaagaatatagaagtagaagaggagaaagaaaaagaaaaaaataaagatacaaaTCAACAATCTCTTCCAGAAGGATTTTTTGACGATCCAATTTTAGATGCTAAA gTTCGTAATGTTGAGTATAAAAATCCTATAGAAGAGGAATgggaaaaatttcagaaagaaaTCAAAGAAGAAACAGCACAATCTGCACAAATTATTGCAGATGATCAAGAAGAGGCAACAACAGAAAGACAATTAGATGAAATAGAGGAACAAATAAGACATTGGTCTAG agTAATGGATCTAGTAAAACGTAAAGAACAAGTACAAGCTACAGATAggaaacagaaaaatatagatgaaGATATTTCTAGCGAAGATGAAACCGAATTCAATGAATTTCTGGATTGGAGGgccaaaaattcttataaatga
- the LOC552583 gene encoding guanosine-3',5'-bis(diphosphate) 3'-pyrophosphohydrolase MESH1, with the protein MEDDIHIPTVNHDPFTVTGSCELCSRELNTAELLSIVMKCVNFAAIKHKDQRRKDEKETPYINHLIGVANILVQEGKIYDPVVIVAALLHDIVEDTNTTFEEIENEFGTEVCNIIKELTDDKSLHKAERKRLQIQNACNKSRKAKLIILADKLYNLRDLQENIPVGWSQDRVKEYFKWAKSVIDKCRKINFNLERELDLIFAERVSKDREICTCKKSSKR; encoded by the exons atggagGATGATATCCATATACCAACTGTCAATCATGATCCATTCACTGTGACTGGATCTTGTGAATTATGTTCCAGAGAATTAAATACTGcagaattattatcaatagtaATGAAATGTGTCAATTTTGCAGCAATAAAACACAAGGaccaaagaagaaaagatgagaaagaaacaccatatataaatcatctaattg gAGTAGCAAATATTTTGGTTCAAGAAGGTAAAATTTATGATCCTGTTGTAATTGTAGCAGCTCTTTTACATGATATTGTAGAAGATACTAATACTACATTTGAAGagatagaaaatgaatttgGCACTGaggtttgtaatattattaaagaactaACTGATGATAAAAGTTTACATAAAGCAGAACGCAAAAGATTACAAATACAGAATGCTTGTAACAAAAGTCGTAAAGCTAAATTGATTATCTTagcagataaattatataatttaagagaTCTTCAAGAAAATATACCAGTTGGTTGGTCACAAGATAgagtaaaagaatattttaag TGGGCCAAATCTGTAATTGATAAATgtcgtaaaattaattttaatcttgaaaGAGAATTAGATCTAATATTTGCAGAAAGGGTATCTAAAGATAGAGAAATTTGTACATGTAAAAAATCATCTaaacgataa
- the LOC412670 gene encoding probable phosphoserine aminotransferase, translating into MSNQSNISKNKVINFGAGPGKLPEQVLQHVQKELLAYNNTGISILELSHRSIDFKNIVEEAQIILREILHIPDNYKILFMQGGGTGIFAAIPLNMMTTGTADYLVTGTWSDKAAKEAVKYGKVNLVLPQSTKYTEIPDPSTWKLDPNASYVYYCANETIHGIEFNYIPETNGIPLVADMSSNILTRSFDVSKFALIFAGAQKNIGPAGVTLVIVREDVLGQAMKICPIIFDFTIMANNNSIYNTPPVFQIYVVGLVFKWVKENGSVEGMEKLAIAKSQKIYDVINKSKNFYSCPVKSDVRSRMNVPFRIGKNDEKLENEFLSGASERGMLQLKGHRLVGGIRASLYNAVTIEEVEILAEYMMWFYQKYGKN; encoded by the exons atgagcAATCAgagcaatatttcaaaaaacaaaGTGATCAATTTTGGTGCAGGACCAGGCAAACTTCCGGAACAG GTATTACAACATGTACAAAAAGAATTACTTGCATACAATAATACTGGAATTAGTATTTTAGAATTGAGTCACAGatcgattgattttaaaaatattgtcgaAGAAGCACAAATAATATTACGAGAAATATT gcaTATTcccgataattataaaattctgtttATGCAAGGAGGTGGAACAGGAATTTTCGCCGCTATTCCTTTAAATATGATGACAACTGGTACTGCAGATTATTTAGTAACAG gtaCATGGTCAGATAAAGCAGCAAAAGAAGCGGTCAAGTATGGCAAAGTGAATTTAGTTTTGCCACAAAGTACGAAATATACAGAAATTCCTGATCCGTCCACTTGGAAGCTGGATCCCAATGCatcttatgtatattattgtgCTAACGAAACGATTCACG gAATCGAGTTTAATTACATTCCTGAAACGAATGGAATACCATTAGTTGCTGATATGTCGTCAAATATACTTACGAGATCTTTTGATGTTTCAAAA TTTGCATTAATATTTGCTGGCGCTCAGAAAAATATTGGTCCAGCTGGTGTGACTCTCGTGATAGTAAGAGAAGATGTTCTAGGTCAAGCTATGAAAATTTGTccaataatattcgattttacTATTATGGCAAACAATaactctatatataatacaccACCAGTATTTCA aatatatgtaGTTGGTTTAGTTTTTAAATGGGTCAAAGAAAATGGTAGTGTTGAAGGAATGGAGAAATTGGCAATTGCAAAGAGTCAAAAGATATATGATGTGatcaataaatcgaaaaatttctactCATGTCCAGTTAAATCAGACGTAAGAAGCAGGATGAATGTGCCATTCAGAATAggtaaaaatgatgaaaaacttgaaaatgaatttctatCAGGCGCGAGTGAACGAGGAATGCTTCAGTTGAAAGGTCATAG attagtAGGTGGAATTCGAGCATCACTGTACAATGCTGTTACTATAGAAGAAGTAGAAATATTGGCAGAATACATGATGTGGTTTTACCAAAAATATggtaaaaattaa